The following coding sequences are from one Lysinibacillus sp. FSL W8-0992 window:
- a CDS encoding amino acid ABC transporter permease — protein sequence MADYWQTMILPMLDGAKMTVLLFIIAILVSIPFGFLLTLAVKSRIKPLSWFAHTYIYVMRGTPLLLQLLLICFGLPMVPVIGEYMVLDRFVAACLGFILNYAAYFAEIFRGGLLAIDKGQYEAAQVLGLSKWQTTTRIILPQMFRVALPALSNESVTLIKDTALLYAVAVPELLHFAQTAVNRDFTIVPFFIAGAIYLVMTLVLTVFFKWLEKRFKFE from the coding sequence ATGGCGGATTACTGGCAAACAATGATTTTGCCGATGCTTGATGGCGCAAAAATGACGGTGCTGCTGTTCATTATAGCCATTCTTGTATCGATTCCATTTGGGTTCTTGCTTACATTAGCTGTGAAAAGTCGTATTAAACCATTGTCTTGGTTTGCTCATACGTATATTTATGTCATGCGCGGTACACCGCTGTTACTACAGTTATTATTAATTTGCTTCGGTTTACCGATGGTGCCAGTGATTGGTGAATATATGGTACTTGATCGCTTTGTTGCTGCCTGTCTTGGCTTTATTTTAAATTATGCTGCGTACTTTGCAGAAATATTCCGTGGTGGCTTATTGGCAATAGATAAAGGCCAATACGAAGCGGCACAAGTATTAGGCTTGTCAAAATGGCAAACAACGACACGCATTATTTTGCCACAAATGTTTCGTGTAGCATTACCTGCTTTATCGAATGAATCGGTCACATTAATTAAAGATACGGCACTTCTTTACGCTGTAGCTGTACCAGAATTGCTGCATTTTGCACAAACAGCTGTAAACCGTGACTTTACGATTGTGCCATTCTTTATTGCTGGCGCGATTTATTTAGTGATGACGCTTGTCTTAACGGTATTCTTTAAGTGGCTAG
- a CDS encoding amino acid ABC transporter substrate-binding protein: MKRIFTILCMLTAVLALAACGTSGEKSSSADGSKDSDKSTEKVIIGIDDKFAPLGFRDDKNEIVGFDIDLARAAAEHMGVEAEFQPIDWKTKEAELISGRIDLIWNGYTITDERKEKVLFTKPYLENAQAVMTLKKSSIKALSDLAGKEVGLQAQSSAAEALNANPIHKEVKNVTEFADNVLALTDLKTGRLDAVIIDAVVAEYYMTQEPETFKLLDESLAPEQYGIGVKPGNEALLEKLQAALDKMNEDGTAAEISTKWFGEDKVLK; this comes from the coding sequence ATGAAGCGCATTTTCACAATACTATGCATGCTTACAGCGGTACTAGCTTTAGCAGCTTGCGGTACTTCTGGAGAAAAATCGAGTTCAGCTGATGGCTCGAAGGATTCAGATAAATCAACAGAAAAAGTAATAATCGGAATTGATGATAAGTTTGCACCATTAGGATTCCGTGATGATAAAAACGAAATCGTTGGCTTTGATATTGACTTAGCACGTGCTGCTGCTGAACATATGGGAGTGGAAGCTGAATTCCAACCAATCGATTGGAAAACGAAAGAGGCTGAGTTAATTAGTGGCCGCATTGATTTAATATGGAATGGTTATACAATTACAGACGAGCGTAAAGAAAAGGTGTTATTTACAAAGCCTTATTTAGAAAATGCGCAAGCAGTAATGACATTAAAAAAATCTTCTATTAAAGCACTAAGCGATTTAGCAGGAAAAGAAGTCGGTCTTCAAGCGCAATCTTCGGCTGCAGAGGCATTAAATGCAAACCCAATTCACAAAGAAGTGAAAAACGTCACAGAGTTTGCAGATAATGTGTTAGCTTTAACAGATTTAAAAACAGGCCGTTTAGATGCTGTCATTATTGATGCAGTTGTAGCGGAATACTACATGACGCAAGAGCCTGAAACATTCAAACTATTAGATGAATCATTAGCACCTGAGCAATATGGAATTGGTGTCAAACCAGGAAACGAAGCATTATTAGAAAAGCTACAAGCCGCTTTAGATAAAATGAATGAAGATGGCACAGCTGCAGAAATTTCTACAAAGTGGTTTGGTGAAGATAAGGTATTGAAATAG
- a CDS encoding M20 metallopeptidase family protein, translated as MMNILEHSKKYEEQIIKDRRYLHQYPEIGFELPNTQKYIQQRLDEMGIAHKQCGVVPPEIKEKYAIAGFGSQDQCTGVVATIGQGAPCILLRADMDALPIQEEVECEFTSKNPGVMHACGHDSHVAMLLGAAQILKDYEAELQGTVKLLFQPGEEWGYGSKLMIDDGLLQNPKVDAAFGIHIMPDQQAGTLSVHKGTLTQAMDTYIVNIQGNGGHSSQPHKTIDSNMIMNQLYTSLNLLMTREADPNHSVTFSVGAMAGGTATNIIPDKAVLQGNMRSYDQQTRDHLCKRIPEMIDHTVKAWRGEYHTIEFHTPTTYNNPEFIEAITPFLENVVGAENVVDNGYLGGSEDFSYISQEVPSAFVVLGTGKEGEAPVHNPRMRQNEDIFKYGAALHANVAIEWLKQQHK; from the coding sequence ATGATGAATATTTTAGAACATTCTAAGAAATATGAAGAACAAATTATAAAAGATCGTCGCTATTTGCATCAGTATCCAGAAATTGGATTCGAACTACCGAACACACAAAAGTATATCCAACAACGCCTAGACGAAATGGGTATAGCCCATAAGCAATGTGGAGTAGTGCCACCTGAAATTAAAGAAAAATATGCAATAGCAGGATTTGGTTCACAAGATCAATGTACGGGTGTAGTTGCGACAATTGGACAGGGGGCTCCATGTATTCTTCTTCGCGCAGATATGGATGCATTACCAATTCAAGAAGAAGTTGAATGTGAATTTACATCCAAAAATCCAGGTGTAATGCATGCTTGTGGTCATGACTCACATGTTGCAATGCTTTTAGGCGCAGCACAAATTTTGAAGGACTATGAAGCGGAGTTACAGGGGACGGTTAAATTATTGTTCCAACCTGGGGAAGAGTGGGGGTATGGCTCAAAACTAATGATTGATGATGGTTTGCTGCAAAATCCAAAAGTAGATGCCGCATTTGGTATTCACATTATGCCAGATCAACAAGCAGGCACATTATCTGTCCATAAAGGTACGTTAACACAAGCAATGGATACGTATATCGTCAATATTCAAGGAAATGGTGGACATAGCTCACAGCCCCATAAAACAATTGATTCGAATATGATTATGAATCAACTGTATACAAGTTTAAACCTATTAATGACACGTGAAGCTGATCCAAATCATAGTGTTACATTTTCAGTAGGTGCTATGGCTGGTGGTACGGCGACAAATATTATTCCAGACAAAGCTGTTTTACAAGGAAATATGAGAAGCTATGATCAACAAACACGAGACCATTTATGTAAACGCATCCCAGAGATGATAGACCATACTGTAAAAGCATGGCGTGGAGAATATCATACAATCGAATTCCATACGCCAACAACATATAACAATCCAGAATTTATTGAAGCTATTACGCCATTTTTAGAAAATGTAGTAGGAGCCGAAAATGTGGTGGATAACGGATATCTCGGTGGTTCAGAAGACTTTTCTTACATCTCGCAAGAAGTACCTTCTGCATTTGTGGTGCTAGGAACAGGAAAAGAAGGCGAGGCACCTGTGCACAACCCTCGTATGCGTCAAAATGAGGACATTTTTAAATATGGTGCTGCCTTACATGCAAATGTGGCAATTGAATGGTTAAAACAACAGCATAAATAA